Proteins from a single region of Trichocoleus desertorum ATA4-8-CV12:
- a CDS encoding SpoIID/LytB domain-containing protein, giving the protein MQGLRYLVRLGGRHWWVSALIWLAMIAPARAALDLRVAIEEGTQQVGVASSTKAFIKDGAGRTLGELPPGQALSAALSAGGVSLQGQWKAGQIWVEPTEGGYVWIGDRPERGNWYRGRAFLVPTAKGLTAVNYVDLEQYLYSVVASEMIPSWPQEALKAQAIAARSYALYQRQTSANSVYDVGDTQAWQVYEGVAKETSTTQAAVSATAGQVLTYGGRIIEAVFHSSSGGHTENVEDVWKQPLPYLRGVQDYDQGTPVYQWVKMFSNSELSNRISGVGNVISMQPARTTPRGRVVTMKVVGDAGSRTLSGDALRSALGLRSTLFTATPVAGGAANKSSGSLPAFQISGRGFGHGLGMSQWGAHNLAQRGHNYQQIVLHYYKGTALAKIQVQ; this is encoded by the coding sequence ATGCAAGGACTCCGGTATTTGGTTCGATTAGGAGGGCGGCACTGGTGGGTATCTGCCCTGATTTGGCTAGCCATGATCGCGCCTGCACGAGCTGCTCTGGACTTACGAGTTGCGATTGAAGAAGGAACCCAGCAAGTAGGCGTGGCTAGCTCTACCAAAGCCTTCATTAAGGATGGGGCGGGACGTACTTTAGGAGAGCTCCCTCCTGGTCAAGCTTTGAGTGCTGCCTTGAGTGCAGGTGGTGTGTCCCTACAAGGACAGTGGAAAGCAGGTCAGATTTGGGTAGAACCAACAGAAGGGGGATATGTCTGGATTGGCGATCGCCCAGAGCGCGGTAACTGGTATCGCGGACGAGCGTTCTTGGTGCCCACGGCTAAGGGGCTCACCGCTGTTAATTACGTAGATTTAGAGCAATACCTCTACAGTGTGGTGGCTTCTGAGATGATTCCCAGTTGGCCTCAAGAAGCTCTAAAGGCTCAAGCGATCGCCGCCCGCTCTTATGCTCTCTATCAGCGACAAACCTCGGCCAACAGCGTTTACGACGTCGGTGATACGCAAGCGTGGCAAGTTTATGAAGGGGTTGCCAAAGAAACCTCCACAACTCAAGCCGCAGTCAGCGCCACGGCTGGGCAAGTTTTGACTTATGGCGGTCGCATCATTGAAGCGGTGTTTCATTCTTCTTCGGGTGGGCACACCGAGAACGTAGAAGATGTATGGAAACAACCTCTCCCCTATCTGCGTGGCGTGCAAGACTACGACCAAGGCACACCCGTTTATCAGTGGGTCAAAATGTTCTCTAATTCTGAGCTGAGCAACCGCATTTCTGGTGTCGGAAATGTGATTTCTATGCAACCAGCGCGGACAACGCCTCGCGGTCGCGTTGTCACGATGAAGGTAGTGGGTGATGCTGGCAGTCGCACCCTCAGTGGAGATGCCCTCCGCAGCGCTTTGGGGTTGAGAAGTACCCTGTTTACTGCGACTCCTGTAGCGGGTGGAGCGGCGAATAAAAGTAGTGGTTCCCTGCCAGCTTTTCAAATTTCGGGTCGTGGCTTTGGTCATGGTTTAGGCATGAGCCAATGGGGAGCCCACAACCTAGCTCAGCGTGGTCATAACTACCAGCAGATTGTTTTGCACTACTACAAAGGCACAGCGCTTGCCAAAATTCAGGTGCAATAG
- a CDS encoding ribbon-helix-helix domain-containing protein, with protein sequence MKRFSLRLSDEELAKIVEHADKTEQSINDVIRQIIRSWKPKP encoded by the coding sequence ATGAAAAGATTTTCTCTGAGGCTTTCGGATGAAGAGTTGGCAAAGATTGTGGAACATGCAGACAAAACGGAGCAATCAATTAATGACGTGATTCGACAAATCATTCGTAGCTGGAAGCCTAAGCCTTAA
- a CDS encoding class I SAM-dependent methyltransferase, whose amino-acid sequence MDLALYHPQQGYYSTRAVTIGAQGDFFTSPHLGSDFGELLAEQFVDMWRSLRQPSPFTLLEMGAGQGILATDILQYLQQQYPDFFEVIEYLIVERSPTLRLQQQQRLRSHKPLADSSPIRWCTWEEIPVDSIVGCCFSNELVDAFPTHQVVLTEGELQEVYVTLTSSSSSIDRMGTIQFAERFGELSTPELKEYFEWVGIPLLSGNYPEGYRTEVNLAALDWLKTVADRLQRGYLLTIDYGYPATRYYSPVRAEGTLQCYYQHRYHNNPYLYVGYQDITAHVDFTALERQADRCGLQTVGLIQQGLFLMALGLGDRIAALSQTDLSQPGQSLQTLLSRREALHALASPMGLGNFNVLIQSKGLEAGTAQKPLRGLSL is encoded by the coding sequence TTCACCTCGCCGCATTTAGGTTCTGACTTTGGCGAACTGCTGGCGGAGCAATTCGTAGATATGTGGCGATCGCTAAGGCAACCTTCTCCTTTTACGCTACTAGAGATGGGAGCAGGTCAGGGGATTTTAGCCACAGATATTTTGCAATATCTCCAACAGCAATATCCTGATTTCTTTGAAGTTATAGAATATCTGATTGTAGAACGGTCTCCTACACTGCGGCTACAACAACAGCAACGGCTGCGATCGCACAAGCCCCTAGCAGACTCTAGCCCTATTCGTTGGTGTACTTGGGAGGAGATCCCGGTTGATTCTATTGTGGGTTGCTGCTTTTCTAATGAGTTGGTCGATGCTTTTCCTACCCATCAAGTAGTGCTCACCGAGGGAGAGCTGCAAGAAGTTTATGTCACCCTAACTTCTAGCTCATCTTCTATCGATAGGATGGGCACAATTCAGTTTGCTGAACGATTTGGAGAACTCTCAACGCCTGAACTAAAAGAATATTTCGAGTGGGTGGGTATCCCTTTGTTATCCGGCAATTATCCTGAAGGATATAGGACTGAAGTCAATTTAGCGGCTTTGGATTGGTTAAAAACAGTCGCCGATCGCTTGCAGCGTGGATATCTCCTCACCATCGACTATGGTTATCCAGCCACGCGCTACTATAGCCCAGTGCGAGCGGAGGGCACATTGCAGTGCTACTACCAACATCGTTATCACAACAATCCTTATCTATATGTGGGTTATCAAGACATTACGGCCCATGTGGATTTTACCGCTCTAGAACGCCAAGCCGATCGCTGTGGTTTACAAACAGTCGGGCTGATCCAGCAAGGCTTATTTTTGATGGCACTCGGTCTAGGCGATCGCATTGCCGCCCTGTCTCAGACCGATCTCAGCCAACCAGGACAGTCTTTACAAACTTTGCTGAGTCGGCGAGAAGCATTACATGCCCTAGCAAGCCCGATGGGATTGGGCAACTTTAATGTCCTGATTCAAAGTAAGGGGCTAGAGGCAGGAACAGCACAAAAACCTTTAAGGGGCTTGAGTTTGTAA